The Silene latifolia isolate original U9 population chromosome X, ASM4854445v1, whole genome shotgun sequence genome contains the following window.
CAAGTTATATCAGTCTCATGAAACAAGGGCGAGCTAGTTATTTTAGCGGCTCTGTTATGTATAAGCTCTTCAGGAAACTTGGTGCAGTGAGGAAGCAACTCGTTACTTTACATAAGAAAGGAATTTAACGGCCTGACAAATAAGGTGAAGGAGATTGCAGTAACAGGCTATTAGTACAGCACCTAGGGATCTCAATCTTCTTGCTGAGGAGGTCACCTTACTGGCTAAACTTAAGACTCTCAAAACAGCCGCACTAAAAATGCTACATCAAAGACCTAAGATTCAAGATATTAAGCTAAATGATTGTCCAACTAGCTATTTCCTTGCAAAAATGGCTAAGAGGAGACAACAGGGTATAGTGGGGCAAATTTGTGATCACCATGTTGTCCTGGTGAAGGGTGTGGATAAGGTAAACATTGCATTTACTGAATATTATTTTGAATTGTTTAGTAAAGCTCAACCTGTTCAGGAATTGGATAAGGGATTCATTGCTATGGGTGCTTGCCTTAGCTCTAATGACCATCCCTCTCTATGTGCCCTTGTTACTCCTCTTAAAATTAAAAAAGCTCTTTTTTCCATTGGAGACAATAAAAGCCCTGGTCATGATGGCTTCTCTGCTGGCTTTTTTTATACTATTTGGTCTGTGGTGGGCAATGAGCTTACCCTCTGCTGTCCAGGAATTCTTTAGTCATGGCAAGATGGTTAAGAAAGCAAATATAATTGTCCATACACACATCCCCAAAAAGGAAGTGGTCTCTTCTGTGAAGGACTTCCGACCCATTTCATGCTGCACAGTATTTTATAAGACCATCAGTAAGATTGTGGTATCTAGACTAAAGCCCTTTCTAAATAAATTGGTAGGGCTATAACAGGGTGCCTTTGTTGAGGGAAGAAATATCTTTGAAAATATAATGTTATTCCAATCATTGATAAAAGGATATAATCATAGAGCTTGCTTTCCTAGAAGCATGATTAAAGTCGATATAAGAAAGGCTTTTGATTCTGTTTAGTGGAGCTTTGTGGAGAACATGCTCTCTATCCTGAATTTTCCAACTCAGTACATCACTTGGATCATGGCTTGCATTAACAGTACCTGGTTCACATTGAGGATTAATGGTGGCCATACTGGTTTCTTCAAGGGCGTAGGGGGCTCAGACAAGGGGACCCGTTATCTTCTTATTTCTTTGTTCTAGGAATGGAAATCTTATTGTGGACAtggggggccacgggggcgcttgggacaagcgtttgcatttgtggagtcgccaccaatttttatgggaaattggaaccgttcgaatacctcgtgtcatgtcaagacacaaaggaGTGACATGAACacaaagaactcgttacccttagcattctatgtctagaatgactcttgtggataccaatgaacacatatgttcacagagatctggagtataaggtgagggtatgtattaggaagctctttaatcgaacacctaatcccggcccgcatcgatagcggcctctacaaatgattagggaaatcgttcatatttaatatgtcatcgattatatgcatgcaatgcaacatccacagatgaatcctagcatgtgaattaaactatgtcggtgagccAATAATTTAGCAACCGTTAATGTCGAGTTGAGATTTTAGAATTGGTTACAcgtgaaaaacaaataaataaatcattcataattaaataaaagaaataaaataacggtaattaaaattacaatgaattacaatgatttaattgatttacgtcaaaaatatacctaagacggacgatttgagaaaatgaatgaATATAAATAGGGTCAGAAAACATGGACATATTAAGGGTGGTATTACggctaatagtcaattaattacatATTTAAaggattaggtcaaagcaagaacggaaattCAGAGACGGAATTCATCTCGAAACAGACGCAGCattactgcgtctcttggaagaggcgcagctatcacTGCGTcagttcctgaggtgagttctggttgtAAAGTCAGAACTGCGGGTAGTTAACATTCATTGGTATGTTTAACGATTGATTATCGACTTTTGACTCAAGTGCAAGTGATTTAACGTGTTAATTACATATGAagtcgtcataaaagcgataaacacgaattaaaacggATCAAAACAGGTTAAAAGCGAATTAAAACGAGCTAAAACTAATTAGGTTTAATTATGAAGACGGAAACGATACTTGAAAGGGCGTAATAAACTGAAAATAAACGACGAAAACatgtacaaaggacgaattccagaaacttgacaTGAACAAATCGATTTTCTAAAATCCgaatttgatttaatgacgaaaacccgcaaatattgattataagggatttaatccGGAATAAAATGCGATAATTATTAAGAAAGTATTAAAATTTATTATGTatgaagaaaggaaagaaaataagaaagtaaaACAAAAGGAACGAAATCAACAGGAAAAccgaggaagaaaaagaagagcagaaacagcggcagcctctggaagaggcacagctgttgctgcgtttcttctcgacgtgttgttactgctgatccgtaaaaatggtttgataaaagggttttagaagtcagttttaaacatacttttgacgtaaatcttacaataattggtacaaaaaacaaaaaatacagtaaaagatgggatttacaccctcagacttacatgtttgacgaaacgcgattaactaagttaaagtttagtgattgctcgactcgattgtatgtagaaagtgccctcgtcagaggatttagattaaattgattgatgtgtagtggtcaaattggtcggtcatgcaacgtgactggaactcagaatgatctgagcttacatggtcgattgatcaagcacgtaggtgtcgaaagcatagagcacggtcttagaattcaaagagagaagagaagggcggacactggtgtgaaaaatatgtggaacgaagatccctatttatactaaaaaatatgaagagttatggaatgactcaaactttggaaacaaattacgaaaaatatgaaaacaggaagaaacgagctggggaagaggcgtagcagctgTTGcgatcctttgaagaggcgcagcatctgatGCATCATTTCCCCAaaggtttcctcctacggaagaaagaattccgcgtttcttttagagaattgcggtggatctctacttccttatttcgtAAAATAAGATTTATCGGATATATTtttccaaaagatataaaattaatttatggaataaatatccggaatattctaagAGATTCCGACTCGACATTATTtaggtttcttagaaaatgaagcggttttttacccggactccaaatcaactctaattactgtcaaaacgaccgtatcggtgcgtagatgacgaccaaggggtggacacaagtatttgagctatcacttgaagATAAACtcacggactgtcataaatcgttccgcataccaaacatgcggcccaatcatcactgggtggctggcgggaggtgtagaaatgaggtatctacagagcccccactttgactgaagcttggacaaggcaaaagtcaaagtatagccatcaggtcaatcgaagattacaacctgacgactatggcgacgcgaggcggctcaaggggtctaagcCTAGGACCCGTCGTCGGaaatattttagagtctgtcgactatcgaggagggtcttttaaagtccattagactatgtaaggaggctcgccagtcataagaagaaatcatacctgaggctTCTTTCCCGAGACGTTTCCATAGGTGCGTGGGAGCTACGGTAAGCGTAGGAggtaaggttaagacctaaaaggtATATAAGGATTATGCTAGGgcgtggggccctaaaggaaacaTCGATGAGAAGGCGGCCTAAGGGAAGTTAGGTATGAGAACATCTGGAGAATGACACATTTGCCGAACTCCATGAGGAAACAAATAATATTGaggacagcaggacgtcggtagaaactgatGGGGGAATTttcttgcgtcggtctcaagcgaactctcgtcGGGGAATATGTTGATGGTTCTCTCCGGATTGAATCATTTCCTGGGAAATCTATTTGTGTCTGCTtccaaacaaactccatctctcaagaagtgcaatcggctgtcatTAACTCTCGCTAGAATAAAAAGATATTGATAAAGGTGTGTCTTAAAACATCGTCAAAGAAAATGAAGAGGCTTGACTAATAGTGGCGCGTCCTAAGCACCGctggaaatccgctcgttgttgcaagcgagaTCCTTATAAAAGATCTTTGCTGAAAGATAAAATATTGCGACGGTTTCGCAGTCTGCTTTAGAAAAAAATACGGATCCGGACAAAAGTAAATGCCCaatagaccaaatatatgatattggagaagaggcgcaccaaagatgggcccacaaataacaaattATAACAAACTTTTGAAACTTGAGCTGGGGGAAGCTGGGGAACaggcacagcaagagctgcggctcttggaaagggcgcagcaggtgctgcgtcttttcccgggTTCATCCTTGTCGgagtaaaaactcgataaaaccgtgtattatttcaTAATTACCAAAACACAATTCTTCTCTAAACTCTCTCAATTTCTAAccaatttccgtcaaaatttatTCAATAcactccattaatcatgactaatcgaggtatgcatCACATTCTTGCTTTTAATTCTCGTTTTTGATCAATTAgagccgaaaaaattagggttaccCCTCccctttatgtcgaaaatttgggggttttgcccTTAATGAATTTTTTTGATAAAGTTGACATTAGAAATgaataattggcaatgttaggataaccatgtattctttttgaattttcgtcaagtattgagcatttgagcgaaattgagacggtttctgagctgtttcgaaaattgcttcgaaaacgcctttaggattgtccatttttggtGAAATTTTGTTTTCTagaacccttgtgtaatggggGAACTTCCTACCATGTCAGATTTTTTATTTGTAACGACTTTTTcaagacacttttctagggcataatcgctattttagcgaaatgctgccgaattttctaCTCAAACTCGTGACTAAGCTTGAACTTAGACTTTACTTGACCCAATATTCCACGTGAGTGGTCAGGTTTCGAAAGAAATgaccaaggatggcgagaaaatgccacttttagggcttgaaaatgcttgaaacgACCTCGTTAAGGCTCGTCGCGGCTTGACGCAgcctaatttactttaattttgcaggagACATTCCTTCTACATCGGGGAAGGCTCCCATGGATGTGGACGTAGATTTCGACCCTTATCTCGCTCTTGTAGGGGGTAAGAGAGAGGAGGTGGTTGAGAAGGAGTTTGAGGAGGTCCCGAGGTGGGCCAACGTGGGACGTGGTGGTCGCCACTTAGTATGTGcacctgagtgggccgagaaatgggatggtagacatcttatttgggcggcagagagccacTTGTCTTACAGGACAGCGAGAAGTCTGGGAAATTTCAAACTTGTCATTTCTTATTACATTCCCTACTCGTTTGTCGTTTTATTTCTGATTCGCCTCGCGCTAAAGATAGCATTGCTTCTAATCGATGCAGGATGCCGGGAACATGAAGTCCTTctctggctacacgacgatgatggacgccTTCGAGAGACTGTCGggggaggagaaggccatcatcgagttgggagccttcggAGCTTTGGTGAGAGCGTGGAGGGCGATTAGGGAGAGGAaaattcgggctaacctttgcctgattcaaGCTTTCCATGATCGATActaggacacgacctcgacttttcatatgccttttggagaggtcggtgtcactctggaggactacgacatgatctctgGTCTGTCGTGCGGAGAGGAGGCGGTTGTGTGGCCGTTGatggccatgagggtggactcagcCGAGGCTGGAACCTGACGacggtgatgatggatgggagAAAAGTGGCTGGAACCTGACGGAGGGTGCTGCTAGCGTTCCAGGGGtggtgccgagttcttacgtTAGGGACTACTTTACGGGTAGGACCTTGGCGacggtgatgatggatgggagAAAATTGGCTCCTCTTGCTTGTACTgtggagcagagggctcgtttgtggctgtggtggttcttatcttcgatttacctcgaagACAAGGCGGGGAGcctgtcgatgaagcttcttccttttctgtTTCACTTGAGTAGCctgggtcggtgggactgggttactcctagctttgcggtcctcactcgctacatgagggccatggttcgtcctgagctgatggagaaggggacttctcctgctaccgtcggtcctggactcttgttggaggtactAACCTTCTTTTGAATCTATCAAAGATCATTATTTCTtcatttatttccatttctattgaattatgaaagatcattagcgatcatttttgttttgcaggcgtgggtgtactcctactttctcggcttcgcgcccaagaagatggagcctgagccgagggcgtacccgGTTGTGAGAGACTAGGTAGTGTTTCGTAGGAAGAGTCaacgctcttcttacgatgtttgtcgacggggcgtgaaaGCCCTGAAGTTGGAATGACCCCTACTTTTCCTTTATTTCTTCTTACTTTAGAAGCGATCATGGGAATGACCCCCCTTCTCGCTTatagccgatcataggaatgacctctcTTTTGCTTGTTTTACTGGGTGCCTAGACCCTGGGTGGACTACCCTGACGCTCTAGCCTTcgttgctgaggtccttcgacctaggagctcgagtcggttattgttgaggacgtccatgggacctgtgtggtacctgggcaagcgtttgactcgtcagtgctcttgtGACACCTtcgcggttcccatcgatcctccacgggcgatgtttagggagccttatgacgctgagagagaggctgacttggcggagGCGAGCGGTGACGCCCTTCTCCTTCCCGGCGAGGAGTACTCTGAGTTTGTACACCGGAGGTTAGCGTTCTGGCCGATCATGGTAAGTATCTCACTTTTCCGCTTTAGAATTGATTTGACAAATGAAGAATGATCGTCGAATAAAAAATTATTCGAACctcgtaggagatcgaggtggcaggcgtcgagcccccagctttcccaGAGACGCTCGAGTACACTGACGAGGCGGGTttgacgacgatctcggagatccgcgacttcggcgaggaggtgtCGGACGCCGATTTGGGggagtggcagcacttagtgaggagggtaagcccccagttttgactgtctttattgttttttttttattgcataAGAATTCGTTCGTTCCTTTTGAACCTTCTTTGTATTcgaatgcaggtggcaccgtctcaGTACATGGCGCTGTGGAGGACGGCTAACCGACTGCGagccacggccatcgaggcacttgcaggtggccgaggacgacaggtatgaacctctcattctcttaCTTATTTCATTTCATTGATATTTCGAATTTTTATTGCAATTTCCCGCatttttgttttgaaatgaggCATTTTTTCATCACTTGCAtgcagagagagcgtgacctAGAGTGCGAGCTGGCgtagtcccgagaggagacagctcgtctgttgagggagttggaggtcagggacgctgagatcgctgctctcgaggcgaccgtagctgagcTGAGTGGCGACCAGCActagttgtattttactttttgttgttgtcttgtatatactttgttcattttggactttgttttggACTTTTCGGACATGTTTTGGGCGTGAGCCCCCAGTTGGATGTACATAtcgcattttggttgtatatatgatggcttgagtgcctttgttgctgacTGTTTGCTGTTCCTGCAGCTTAGcttaaaaacaggtttggtaggtgacggtttgtgccgacatgatgccgaaatttacacataaAACACGTAGCATATAGATGGCGTAAATTGGCGCAAAATGAGGAAAGTAAAAAAGTGCCCGAGAATGAGCAAAAACTGACAAAAATGAGCAGAAAATGCCCAAAAAATGCCCAAAAATTAAGCAAAAactgaccggacggtagggagggctaccccaaaaaaaaaactgaaaaagaaatgtataagtgtgaaatgtattgaaaacgaggagtgaaatgattcccctaaaaaaagaaaataaaataaaatgggtaagtgtgctggtttggcgaaaatgtcgagtttatctcgaaaagcgaacccggagaattaggaaacataaaacatggtaatttggtggaattaccaaaataatacccTATAGGAATTGGAAATTATAGCAAaagcaaattaggaaagatccaaatctgaaaatcacggaaaacagcctagggaagaggcgcagcaagagctgcgacccttcgaagaggcgcagcaagagctgcgacccttcgaagaggtgcagcaggtgttgcgccatttccccagccagtcagacctcgacagaaattaggaaatagcgtttagtataaatagagacttcggggaagcttttattcacacaattccttcatCTTTATTCCGTCTATCACATAAAAACTCCTATATccccataaaaatttcaaaatcatggatgcttttgaaaaccgtctcaaagaatggacaaatgagttcaggaatgttgagaaacatgacatgggtgcttttaatttgggatcgatctt
Protein-coding sequences here:
- the LOC141619625 gene encoding uncharacterized protein LOC141619625; translated protein: MAFNDCIRDCSLEDLSTSGRKFSWTNKHYDGSRVWSRLDRAMAISTAPRDLNLLAEEVTLLAKLKTLKTAALKMLHQRPKIQDIKLNDCPTSYFLAKMAKRRQQGIVGQICDHHVVLVKGVDKVNIAFTEYYFELFSKAQPVQELDKGFIAMGACLSSNDHPSLCALVTPLKIKKALFSIGDNKSPGHDGFSAGFFYTIWSVVGNELTLCCPGIL